One window of Siniperca chuatsi isolate FFG_IHB_CAS linkage group LG19, ASM2008510v1, whole genome shotgun sequence genomic DNA carries:
- the cip2a gene encoding protein CIP2A isoform X1 has translation MDMTTCLKSLLLAIQQYRDGRTAHNAAQLQKQVEEVSGLKCEKLLSSGHVLPRECVSGLVELAGNPNTSPTLTSSIISLLVQLACDDDSREILHSSYNLTSTLASIIHYHSATPGEPLVLQCLQVLQKLTYNTRIFQSTNYIHELIAFLMTNIQSHNDEIIMPCLGLMANLCRDNHSVQSHIKSLDNVKPFYRTLINFLAHNSLTVVVFTLSILASLTLNEKVGEKLFDAKNIHQTFQLVFNIIVNGDGTLTRKYSVDLLVDLLKNPKIADYLSRYQHFSACVSQVLGLLQSKDPDSAAKVLELLLAMCSVSGLCSLLCEVVFRPAGPKLRAAGRRQGAGLDVGRKAESGLALVQWLSSPVEGAEPCSLQALQLLNELLEEALGAESVSECVLSFVEMLLPVLLGLLKGLDPAQGDAHLRNHCHRITHVTSLLLILCAEDSTRSLVSCQVSAQLCLSQVESLLSCCHSNSPLTCLPPGSDNDLSQVCAEALLRTLELMSKLRQQVKDMETSFYRMLQDQRIVTPLSLALTSHHRERVQTGLSLLFEATPLPDFPSLVLGESIAANNAYRQREAELSVKRVAVPEVPLSRTNTSVLDSSSGSSRSVHSLVEKIQNSLELQEQVKDSHVSEIINVYEQKLSAFASKESRLQDLLEAKALALSQADRLIAQYRFQRAQAEAEACKLGCLLKEAERRREDLQGELSSQVLEVERSKADMEELLQHNARLQQDSEEHQALKGSYNALLNRFNESERLLKELQTAHISLTKQSDTLRKNHEALQLQHEKMASLLEEREEEIRSLHSDLQQMNSDIAGLRGELRAEEEKVKEKDEERRELEETVDVLRKELNKTEQARKDASIKASSLELQKSQLEAKLKQKEDELNKHSAMISMIHSLSSGKLKSDVNLSL, from the exons ATGGACATGACTACGTGTTTGAAGTCTCTGTTGCTGGCTATCCAGCAGTACAGAGACGGCAGGACAGCGCATAACGCAGCGCAGCTGCAGAAACAAGTGGAG gaggTTTCAGGCCTAAAATGTGAGAAGCTGCTGTCCTCAGGCCATGTTCTTCCCCGTGAGTGTGTGAGTGGGCTGGTGGAGCTGGCTGGAAACCCAAACACCAGCCCGACCCTGACGAGCTCCATCATCTCCCTGCTGGTTCAACTAG CCTGTGATGATGACAGTCGGGAGATTCTTCACAGCAGCTACAACCTCACCAGCACCTTGGCGTCTATCATCCACTACCACAGCGCCACCCCAGGAGAGCCCCTGGTACTGCAG TGTCTGCAGGTGCTGCAGAAACTGACTTACAACACTCGCATCTTCCAGTCTACAAACTACATCCACGAACTCATCGCTTTTCTTATGACCAATAT ACAGTCTCACAATGACGAGATCATCATGCCGTGCCTCGGCCTCATGGCCAACCTGTGTCGTGACAACCACTCAGTGCAGAGCCACATCAAGTCTCTG gACAATGTAAAGCCGTTCTATCGTACTCTGATCAACTTCCTGGCTCACAACAGTCTGACTGTGGTAGTCTTCACATTGTCCATACTGGCCAGCCTCACTCTGAATGAGAAGGTTGGAGAAAAG CTCTTTGATGCAAAGAACATCCACCAGACTTTCCAGCTTGTGTTCAACATCATTGTGAATGGCGACGGTACTCTGACAAGAAAATACTCTGTTGACCTTTTGGTTGACTTGTTGAAGAACCCCAAAATAGCAGATTACCTCTCTAG GTATCAGCACTTCTCTGCATGCGTGTCTCAAGTTTTAGGACTGCTTCAATCAAAAGACCCAGACTCTGCAGCAAAG GTGTTAGAGCTTCTCCTGGCCATGTGCAGTGTCTCGGGGCTGTGTTCGCTGCTGTGCGAGGTGGTTTTCAGACCGGCTGGACCCAAACTCAGGGCCGCAGGCCGCAGGCAGGGTGCGGGACTGGACGTTGGACGCAAAGCTGAGTCTGGGCTTGCCCTGGTGCAGTGGCTGAGCTCGCCTGTGGAGGGCGCCGAGCCCTGCTCGCTCCAGGCACTGCAGCTGTTGAATGAGCTGCTGGAG GAGGCGCTGGGAGCAGAgagtgtgtctgaatgtgtccTGAGCTTCGTAGAAATGTTGCTTCCAGTCCTGTTAGGGCTGCTGAAGGGCCTCGATCCTGCGCAGGGAGACGCCCACCTCAGAAACCACTGCCACCGCATCACACATGTCACCAGTCTGCTGCTCA TCCTGTGTGCTGAGGACTCCACCAGATCTTTGGTGTCCTGTCAGGTGAGCGCTCAGCTCTGCCTCTCGCAGGTTGAATCCCTCCTCTcctgttgtcatagcaacagCCCCCTCACCTGCCTCCCTCCTGGCTCTGACAACGACCTCAG tcaGGTGTGTGCGGAAGCTCTGCTGAGGACTCTGGAGTTAATGAGCAAACTGAGGCAACAGGTGAAGGACATGGAGACCAGCTTCTACAGGATGTTacag GACCAGAGGATCGTCACTCccctctctctggctctgaCGTCCCACCACAGAGAGCGTGTGCAGACTGGACTCTCTCTGTTGTTTGAAGCAACACCCCTCCCAGACTTCCCCTCACTGGT TCTGGGAGAAAGTATTGCCGCCAACAACGCCTATCGCCAGAGGGAGGCTGAGCTGTCCGTCAAACGTGTTGCAGTGCCAGAAGTCCCGCTCTCCAGAACTAACACCAGCGTACTGGACTCTTCCAGTGGTTCCAGCAGGAGTGTCCACAGTCTGGTTGAGAAGATACAGAATAGCTTAGAG CTGCAGGAACAGGTTAAGGACTCACACGTGTCTGAGATCATCAACGTTTATGAACAGAAGCTCTCGGCATTTGCT TCTAAGGAGAGTCGACTGCAGGACTTGTTGGAGGCAAAGGCACTGGCTCTTTCTCAGGCCGACCGTCTCATCGCTCAGTATCGCTTCCAACGAGCTCAAGCTGAGGCCGAG GCCTGTAAGCTGGGCTGTCTGCTGAAGGAGGCGGAGCGTCGTCGTGAGGATCTGCAGGGCGAGCTGAGCAGCCAGGTGCTGGAGGTGGAGCGCTCCAAGGCCGATatggaggagctgctgcagcacaacGCCAGGCTGCAACAGGACTCGGAGGAACACCAGGCCCTCAAAGGATCCTACAACGCTCTGCTCAACAG GTTCAACGAAAGCGAGCGGCTGCTGAAGGAGCTGCAGACGGCTCACATCTCGCTCACCAAACAGAGCGACACTCTGAGGAAGAACCACGAagcactgcagctgcagcacgAAAA GATGGCGTCCCtgttggaagagagagaggaggagatcaGATCCCTCCATTCAGATCTGCAGCAGATGAACAGTGACATCGCAG GTCTGCGTGGTGAACTGAGGGCCGAGGAGGAGAAGGTGAAGGAAAaggatgaagagaggagagaactGGAGGAGACGGTGGATGTTTTGAGGAAGGAACTTAACAAGACGGAGCAGGCCAGGAAGGATGCCAGCATCAAG GCGTCgtctctggagctgcagaagaGCCAGCTGGAGGCGAAGCTGAAGCAGAAGGAGGACGAGCTGAACAAACACTCAGCGATGATCTCCATGATCCACAGCCTCAGCAGCGGCAAGTTGAAGAGCGACGTCAACCTGTCGCTCTGA
- the cip2a gene encoding protein CIP2A isoform X2, with translation MPCLGLMANLCRDNHSVQSHIKSLDNVKPFYRTLINFLAHNSLTVVVFTLSILASLTLNEKVGEKLFDAKNIHQTFQLVFNIIVNGDGTLTRKYSVDLLVDLLKNPKIADYLSRYQHFSACVSQVLGLLQSKDPDSAAKVLELLLAMCSVSGLCSLLCEVVFRPAGPKLRAAGRRQGAGLDVGRKAESGLALVQWLSSPVEGAEPCSLQALQLLNELLEEALGAESVSECVLSFVEMLLPVLLGLLKGLDPAQGDAHLRNHCHRITHVTSLLLILCAEDSTRSLVSCQVSAQLCLSQVESLLSCCHSNSPLTCLPPGSDNDLSQVCAEALLRTLELMSKLRQQVKDMETSFYRMLQDQRIVTPLSLALTSHHRERVQTGLSLLFEATPLPDFPSLVLGESIAANNAYRQREAELSVKRVAVPEVPLSRTNTSVLDSSSGSSRSVHSLVEKIQNSLELQEQVKDSHVSEIINVYEQKLSAFASKESRLQDLLEAKALALSQADRLIAQYRFQRAQAEAEACKLGCLLKEAERRREDLQGELSSQVLEVERSKADMEELLQHNARLQQDSEEHQALKGSYNALLNRFNESERLLKELQTAHISLTKQSDTLRKNHEALQLQHEKMASLLEEREEEIRSLHSDLQQMNSDIAGLRGELRAEEEKVKEKDEERRELEETVDVLRKELNKTEQARKDASIKASSLELQKSQLEAKLKQKEDELNKHSAMISMIHSLSSGKLKSDVNLSL, from the exons ATGCCGTGCCTCGGCCTCATGGCCAACCTGTGTCGTGACAACCACTCAGTGCAGAGCCACATCAAGTCTCTG gACAATGTAAAGCCGTTCTATCGTACTCTGATCAACTTCCTGGCTCACAACAGTCTGACTGTGGTAGTCTTCACATTGTCCATACTGGCCAGCCTCACTCTGAATGAGAAGGTTGGAGAAAAG CTCTTTGATGCAAAGAACATCCACCAGACTTTCCAGCTTGTGTTCAACATCATTGTGAATGGCGACGGTACTCTGACAAGAAAATACTCTGTTGACCTTTTGGTTGACTTGTTGAAGAACCCCAAAATAGCAGATTACCTCTCTAG GTATCAGCACTTCTCTGCATGCGTGTCTCAAGTTTTAGGACTGCTTCAATCAAAAGACCCAGACTCTGCAGCAAAG GTGTTAGAGCTTCTCCTGGCCATGTGCAGTGTCTCGGGGCTGTGTTCGCTGCTGTGCGAGGTGGTTTTCAGACCGGCTGGACCCAAACTCAGGGCCGCAGGCCGCAGGCAGGGTGCGGGACTGGACGTTGGACGCAAAGCTGAGTCTGGGCTTGCCCTGGTGCAGTGGCTGAGCTCGCCTGTGGAGGGCGCCGAGCCCTGCTCGCTCCAGGCACTGCAGCTGTTGAATGAGCTGCTGGAG GAGGCGCTGGGAGCAGAgagtgtgtctgaatgtgtccTGAGCTTCGTAGAAATGTTGCTTCCAGTCCTGTTAGGGCTGCTGAAGGGCCTCGATCCTGCGCAGGGAGACGCCCACCTCAGAAACCACTGCCACCGCATCACACATGTCACCAGTCTGCTGCTCA TCCTGTGTGCTGAGGACTCCACCAGATCTTTGGTGTCCTGTCAGGTGAGCGCTCAGCTCTGCCTCTCGCAGGTTGAATCCCTCCTCTcctgttgtcatagcaacagCCCCCTCACCTGCCTCCCTCCTGGCTCTGACAACGACCTCAG tcaGGTGTGTGCGGAAGCTCTGCTGAGGACTCTGGAGTTAATGAGCAAACTGAGGCAACAGGTGAAGGACATGGAGACCAGCTTCTACAGGATGTTacag GACCAGAGGATCGTCACTCccctctctctggctctgaCGTCCCACCACAGAGAGCGTGTGCAGACTGGACTCTCTCTGTTGTTTGAAGCAACACCCCTCCCAGACTTCCCCTCACTGGT TCTGGGAGAAAGTATTGCCGCCAACAACGCCTATCGCCAGAGGGAGGCTGAGCTGTCCGTCAAACGTGTTGCAGTGCCAGAAGTCCCGCTCTCCAGAACTAACACCAGCGTACTGGACTCTTCCAGTGGTTCCAGCAGGAGTGTCCACAGTCTGGTTGAGAAGATACAGAATAGCTTAGAG CTGCAGGAACAGGTTAAGGACTCACACGTGTCTGAGATCATCAACGTTTATGAACAGAAGCTCTCGGCATTTGCT TCTAAGGAGAGTCGACTGCAGGACTTGTTGGAGGCAAAGGCACTGGCTCTTTCTCAGGCCGACCGTCTCATCGCTCAGTATCGCTTCCAACGAGCTCAAGCTGAGGCCGAG GCCTGTAAGCTGGGCTGTCTGCTGAAGGAGGCGGAGCGTCGTCGTGAGGATCTGCAGGGCGAGCTGAGCAGCCAGGTGCTGGAGGTGGAGCGCTCCAAGGCCGATatggaggagctgctgcagcacaacGCCAGGCTGCAACAGGACTCGGAGGAACACCAGGCCCTCAAAGGATCCTACAACGCTCTGCTCAACAG GTTCAACGAAAGCGAGCGGCTGCTGAAGGAGCTGCAGACGGCTCACATCTCGCTCACCAAACAGAGCGACACTCTGAGGAAGAACCACGAagcactgcagctgcagcacgAAAA GATGGCGTCCCtgttggaagagagagaggaggagatcaGATCCCTCCATTCAGATCTGCAGCAGATGAACAGTGACATCGCAG GTCTGCGTGGTGAACTGAGGGCCGAGGAGGAGAAGGTGAAGGAAAaggatgaagagaggagagaactGGAGGAGACGGTGGATGTTTTGAGGAAGGAACTTAACAAGACGGAGCAGGCCAGGAAGGATGCCAGCATCAAG GCGTCgtctctggagctgcagaagaGCCAGCTGGAGGCGAAGCTGAAGCAGAAGGAGGACGAGCTGAACAAACACTCAGCGATGATCTCCATGATCCACAGCCTCAGCAGCGGCAAGTTGAAGAGCGACGTCAACCTGTCGCTCTGA
- the si:ch73-264p11.1 gene encoding SH2 domain-containing protein 1B: protein MSLFAMAEALPKYYHGDISKKQCEDLLEKKNKDGAYLIRNSETIQGAMCLCVYKQRVVYTYRLLKTHTGHYTLMTAGGFDETFFKTLDDLIRHYKRRNQGLAIHLRHSVKRKTAMLIRPPEPCEQSPGKQVSLPEEDHDYENVPDSSEYVEVLPT from the exons ATGTCTCTCTTCGCCATGGCAGAAGCTCTGCCGAAGTACTACCACGGCGACATCAGCAAGAAGCAGTGCGAGGATCTGCTGGAAAAGAAGAACAAGGATGGAGCCTACCTGATCCGAAACAGCGAGACCATCCAGGGAgccatgtgtctgtgtgttta TAAACAGAGGGTGGTGTATACCTACAGACTGCTGAAGACACACACTGGACACTATACTCTgatg ACAGCTGGAGGTTTCGATGAGACATTTTTTAAGACTTTGGACGATCTGATCCGTCACTATAAAAGGAGGAACCAGGGCCTGGCCATACACCTGCGCCACTCCGTCAAAAGGAAGACGGCCATGTTGATCAGGCCCCCGGAACCATGTGAACAGTCACCGGGGAAGCAGGTGTCTTTACCTGAAGAAGACCATGACTATGAGA ATGTCCCTGACTCATCTGAATACGTCGAAGTCTTGCCTACCTGA